One stretch of Pedobacter riviphilus DNA includes these proteins:
- a CDS encoding JAB domain-containing protein encodes MENLSFKVAEIEISYRPAFKLAELPQVTSSRGAYEVLMDRWDDGRLELVEEFKVMLLNRRGRVLGVVNISQGGFSGTVADPKVIFAVALKACASAIILAHNHPSGELSPSDADLTLTRKLKSGGDILGISVHDHLIVSRYGFYSFLDEEMM; translated from the coding sequence ATGGAAAATTTAAGTTTTAAAGTGGCAGAGATTGAGATCAGTTACCGTCCGGCGTTTAAATTGGCAGAGCTGCCGCAGGTTACTTCTTCCAGGGGAGCCTACGAGGTTTTAATGGATCGCTGGGATGATGGAAGGTTGGAGCTTGTGGAAGAGTTTAAAGTGATGTTGCTCAACAGGAGGGGTAGGGTATTGGGTGTGGTGAATATTTCACAGGGTGGTTTTTCGGGAACGGTTGCTGATCCTAAGGTGATCTTTGCGGTTGCACTGAAGGCCTGTGCGAGTGCGATCATACTGGCACATAACCATCCAAGTGGGGAGTTATCTCCGAGTGATGCTGATCTGACATTGACCAGGAAACTGAAGTCCGGCGGGGATATCTTAGGGATCAGTGTGCATGACCATCTGATTGTTTCCAGGTATGGGTTTTATAGTTTTTTAGACGAAGAGATGATGTAA
- a CDS encoding helix-turn-helix transcriptional regulator — MMNSTRNLLNIKLFSQEFNDPAKPVLDLEEGKLIAQMYARMENCISVLSDLKKRKSYIYYGAIAAQLGLEKTDPEVDSIWEDNLLQLINPEDMEKKIRLELQFFQLLNAISPEERTYFEAVTRLRLVRANGNIVSLRHRLIYISSTAEGSISLALCLYHRIFDHPDLGCPDALIINSQSGTVIDLNREKFGDILSEREKEILQMIGYGLKSREISKKLAISINTVNRHRQNIFQKLNATNAIEACRIAEATGLLK, encoded by the coding sequence ATGATGAACAGTACACGTAATCTGCTTAACATTAAATTGTTCAGCCAGGAGTTTAATGATCCTGCAAAACCAGTTTTGGACCTTGAAGAGGGCAAGCTGATCGCTCAGATGTATGCAAGGATGGAAAATTGTATCAGCGTGCTCAGTGATCTGAAAAAACGTAAAAGCTATATTTATTACGGAGCGATTGCGGCACAGTTGGGCCTGGAAAAAACAGATCCCGAGGTGGATTCGATCTGGGAAGATAATTTACTGCAGCTGATCAATCCGGAGGACATGGAAAAAAAAATCCGACTCGAACTGCAGTTTTTTCAGCTACTTAATGCGATTTCTCCAGAGGAACGTACATATTTCGAAGCTGTAACCAGGCTTCGGCTGGTCAGGGCGAATGGAAATATTGTATCATTGAGGCACCGGTTGATCTACATCAGCAGTACTGCCGAAGGTAGTATCAGCTTAGCGCTCTGTCTGTACCATAGAATTTTCGACCACCCGGATCTGGGATGCCCTGACGCACTGATTATCAATAGCCAGAGCGGAACTGTGATCGACCTAAACCGGGAAAAATTCGGGGATATTTTATCGGAAAGGGAAAAAGAAATATTACAAATGATCGGCTATGGACTCAAGAGTAGGGAAATATCGAAAAAATTAGCGATTAGCATTAATACGGTAAACAGGCACCGGCAGAATATTTTTCAAAAGTTGAATGCAACAAATGCGATCGAAGCATGTAGAATTGCAGAGGCGACGGGTTTATTGAAATAA
- a CDS encoding DUF1349 domain-containing protein, which produces MKKILTVIGLLFIFSKTYAQRLEKLQWFNEPDNWEIKGKSLVMQVTPKSDYWRISHYGFTVDDAPFYYSTYGGEFEAKVKLTGAYKARFDQMGLMIRTDHKNYIKTGVEYVDGKFNVSTVVTHNKSDWSVTTLDKTPPFIWIKVVRRLDAVEIFYSLDDKTYIMTRNAPLEDNAPVLVGLMAASPDGDGFEAKFENFSVKHLPDQRRLDWLKNH; this is translated from the coding sequence ATGAAAAAAATCCTTACCGTAATTGGCCTCCTATTTATTTTTAGTAAAACATATGCACAGCGCCTAGAAAAACTGCAATGGTTCAACGAACCTGATAACTGGGAAATCAAAGGCAAAAGCCTAGTTATGCAGGTGACACCAAAAAGTGATTACTGGCGCATTTCGCATTATGGCTTCACAGTGGATGATGCACCATTTTATTACAGCACCTATGGTGGGGAGTTTGAGGCAAAGGTCAAGTTGACCGGTGCATATAAAGCCCGGTTTGACCAGATGGGACTGATGATCCGTACAGATCACAAAAACTATATCAAGACAGGTGTCGAATATGTGGATGGCAAATTCAACGTAAGCACAGTGGTTACACACAATAAAAGCGACTGGAGCGTAACGACCTTAGACAAAACCCCTCCGTTTATCTGGATAAAAGTCGTTCGTAGGCTAGATGCAGTCGAAATATTCTATTCTTTGGACGATAAAACCTATATCATGACCCGCAATGCTCCATTGGAGGATAACGCACCGGTTCTTGTAGGGTTAATGGCAGCCTCCCCTGACGGTGATGGCTTTGAGGCAAAATTTGAAAACTTTTCGGTCAAACACCTACCGGACCAACGCCGACTGGATTGGCTTAAAAATCACTAA
- a CDS encoding Lrp/AsnC ligand binding domain-containing protein codes for MLKTVVRNMQEYTCFITKYLMKLDNVLKSHSSFVVNEVKRNLSYPLH; via the coding sequence ATACTTAAAACCGTAGTCAGAAACATGCAGGAATATACTTGTTTCATTACCAAATATCTGATGAAATTGGATAACGTTCTAAAATCCCATAGCAGTTTTGTAGTAAATGAAGTGAAGCGGAATTTGAGCTATCCGCTTCACTAA